The Corallococcus soli DNA window CTCCGGCGTGCCCAGCGTCGCGCCCTGCGCCGTGGCGCCCATCACATGCGTGCTCTTGGCGAGCCCGAAGTCCATCAGCTTCAGCACCCCGGTGCGCGTGATGAACAGGTTCCCGGGCTTCACGTCCCGGTGCAGCACCCCCTGCGCATGCGCATGCTCCAGCGCCACCGTGGCGTGCGTCAGCCAGCGCAGGGCACTGGCCAGCGTGGGACGCCCCTCCAGCAGCACCTGCCGCAGGTCCCTGCCCTCCAGCAGCTCCACCGTCAGATAGTGCCGCGCCCCATCCCAGCCCACGTCGAAGACATGCAGGATGTTGACGTGCTCCAGCGCCCGCGCGTGCTGCACCTCCTGCCGGAAGCGCGTCACCATCGCCTCGTCCGCGTGGGGCACCGCCAGCACCTTGAGCGCCACGCGCTGCCCCTGCTTCAGGTCCAGCGCCTGGTACACCGTGGACGTGCCGCCCACGCCCAGCCACTTCTCCACCCGGTAGCGCTCCGCCACCAGCTGCCCCGGGACGAGCCCCAGGGCCGCGGGCGCGGGCGGCGTCACCGCGCCTTGTATCAACGTGCCCTTCGGGGACATCGGCGGCGTCACCTGATGCAGCGTCGCCTCCATCCCGTCCGAAACCGGCGTGCTGACAGGGCGTGGATATCCCTGCGCGTCCAGCTTCTCCGCGCTCAGGTACGTGATGCCACCAGAGTCCTCATCCTTGCGCACCGCGCCCCCTCCCCTCTCAGGATTCAAGCAGGGAGACGGGGGCCGGCGCGCCGGAGCCCTCGATGTCCAGGTGCGGCGTGGGCAGGTTGTATTCAGCCGCGGCGATGGTGGCCTCCACCAGGATGGGGCCCGCGATCTCCTGCGGCTCGCCCTGGCAGAGCACATCCACCACGTGCTCCAGGGTCCACTTGCCCATCCGGTGCACTTCCAGCCGCTTGCCATTGAACCGGGCCGTGTCCGACAGCTGCTCGCTCGCGTTGAGCTTGGCCTCCACGGAGTCCCCCAGGTAGCCACGCGCCACCGCGAGCACCCGGTCCACCACCGTGTTCCACGCCTGGAGGAACGTCTTGTCCTGCGCCTCGTCGATGATGTCCAGGCCCACCTGGAGCCGCTCCATCCGCTCCAGGAACTGGTGCACCAGCTTGCCCCGGATGACGCGGCCGTGCTGCGGGGCGATCATCTCCACCGCGGGCGTGAGCTTGCGGATGGCCGCCACCGCGCGCACCAGCGCCGAGTTCACCGGCATGTAGATCTGATGGAACGCCCGGATGCCCGTCCAGTCGGACTCCTCCGCCCACAGCCCCTGCGCCTTCGAATCCGTGAGGCCGCCGAAGAGGTCGCCGGTGAAGAGCACGCGCGTCTGCGGATCATAGAGCATCACCGCGCCGCGGAAGTGGCAGAAGGGCGACGGCACCGGCAGCAGCTTGTGCCCCGTGGGCACGCTCAACCCGTTGGAGAACTTCTCCGTGGGGATGAAGCGGCTGCGCGGCAGGTTGAAGTGGACGATGAGCCGCCAGGTGTCCTCGGAGCACAGGATGCTCGCGCGGGGCGAGTAGCGCGCGGAGATGATGGCCGCCGACGAGCCCACGTCCGGGTCCTGGTGGTTCACGAACAGCGCGGACAGCCGGTCCATGCCGCCGATGAGCGACACCACCTTGGTGTGGATGGTGGAGAAGTCGCTGCTCGACCCGGGGTCGATGAGGAGGTTGAACTCGGAGGGCTTCTTCGTGCGCGTGTCCGTGCCGCGAAAGCGCCGCAGGTACGGGTTGGCGTAGAAGATGCCGCCGGGCTCGCGCTTCCCGACCCAGAAGGTCTCGGGAGCGATCTCCACGGCGTTGCGGTTGAGGTCGGAAGGTGGGGTCGGGGCGGAAGCGTCGCTGTTGCTCATGGCGTGTTGTCCTTCACGCAAACGAGTGGGGGGAAGACTGCCCCCCGAACCTATCAGCCCGGCGTTCAGCCCGGCCGCCTCATTCCAGGTCCAACGGACAGCGACATGAGCCTCGCTTCTCGCAGCCCGTCGCTCCCGGCCCTCCTTGGGGGTGAACGCTTCAGCCCCAGGGCCGCAGCCAGAGCGTGTACCCGGCGAGCCCCAGTTGCACGACGAGTGTCAGCACCACCCCCAGCACCTGGACGCGGCTGGCGGCCAGCAGACCGAACGCATGCGCCAGGCGCGCCACCAGCAGCGCGCCGCCGAAGACATGCAGTGCGAGCGAGCTTCCGCCGCACAGCTCGGCCACCAGCAGCAGCAGGAGCGTCAGGGGCGCGTTCTCCACGTTGTTCCCGTGCGCCCGGATGGCGGAGCCCAGGTCGGCGTTGCCTCCGTCGCCCCGGGTGATCTTGAGCCGGGTGCGCACCCGGATGACATTGACCGTGAGCCCGACCGTGAGGATGACATTGAGCGCGGCGTAGAGCGCGGTCACGGGGACCGCGAGCAGCGCGGTCCCCAGCAAGGGATTCGTCAAGGGGTGTTCCTCCACCTACGTGAGGGCCGGGACCGTAGCCGGTTCATGCCACCAGCGGGCGGTCCACCGTCTGCGCCGGCCTCACCGGACGCCGGACTCCACACCCGGGCGGTCGTCGAAGAGCTGCACCCAGCGCCCGTCGAACCCGCCGCTCTCCGGCAGGTACCACGCGCCGGGCAGCCAGAAGCCCTGCTCCACCCCGTCCGACGAATCCGTCGCGCCCGTGTGCACGAAGTAGTCGTGCTGCCGCCAGTACGCCCCCGGCGAAGCCGGGTCCCCGCTGGCGCTCGCGCGCGTCCGGCCGCGTGAGTCCACCACCGTGCTGGCCCAGGCGTTGTCGTGGAAGGCATTGGACCCGCCGCCGCCCGTGTCGGAGGCCTTCTCGTTGAGCTCGAACGTGCCGAAGAACCACTTCTTCGACGGGTAGCCCTCCCGGTCGTCCTCGTTCTCGACGTCGCGCGACTTCGTGAAGAAGCGCTGCAACCCCGGGCTCACCTCCGCCTGCCCCGCCTCGTTCAGGAGGGGGCTCTCCAGCAGGAAGGTCTCCGACTCCGTAGGCAGCCAGTGCGTCGCGTAGCCGCCCTGCTCCCAGTGCGTGGGCAGGATGTCCGCGATGTCCTGCAGCTCATACGTGACGCGCTTCACGGCGGGCCAGTTCGCGGAGCTGCCGTTGTCGTAGCGGCTGGCCAGCGCGTCCGCCGTCGCGTAGCGCACCGGCTGCGCGTTGAAGGTCGCCACCGCCGCCGCGTCGTCCTCCGGCACGAACGCGAAGTGCAGCTTCTTGCGGCCGTCGTCGTTGTTCACGTCCGCCTCCGCCTTCCCGCCCGACGCCATCCGGCCCGCGAAGAAGGAGAACGGCTCCGTGACGAAGCGCAGCTCCTGCCCGTGCGCCGCCAGCAGCTTGTCGGACCACTCCGCCTGCCAGATGAGCAGGTGGCTGCCCGTGGCCGTCTGCATGAACTGGAGGTCCGTGTTGCCCTGCCGGCGCACCACGTTGCGCTTGTGCTGCGTCACCACCGCGTACGCCACGGACTCCCCGCTGCCCGGGTCGCCCACCACGTTCTTCACCTGCAACTCCACCCGCTCCCAGTCGTGGAGCTGGTAGTCGCCCGCCGCGTTCTTATCCAGCGCGTGATACAGGTGATACACGAGGACGAGGTGCTTCCCGCCGTCCATGTATTCGACGAGCGACGTGTACAGCGTCGGCCGGATGCGCCACCTGTCAAAGGAGCTCGGCCCCGTGCGCGACGCGTCCACGTACTGGGGGATCTGCTTCCAGTGCAGCTTGTTGTTGGAGAAGTCGCCGTCCTGGTCGAAGTCGAAGTTCGTCAGCCAGTCGTAGCCGTGGCGGCCGTCGTTCGCGTTCGCGCGCTTGAAGATGACCGGCGCGTAGTAGCGCAGGAACGCCTGGCGCTGCGACTTCGTCAGCGACCACGCCTGCGCCCGCGCCGGGGCCGGCCAGCACAGGCCCGTCACCAGCACCGCCAGGACGACGAGGGGTCCAATCCGCTTCGAGAGTGGGGTCATGGGCGGCCGAGGAAATCACGGCCCGCCCTCCCCCTCCATGCTGGAAACACGAATTCAGGCTTCAGCCTGGATTCCGCAGCTAACGCGATGCGCTGGGCATCACCGGCACCTTGGGCACGCGGCCGTAGAGGAGCTGGTAGGTGTTGTACGAGCGCAGCACGCGCTTGATGTAGCCGCGCGTCTCCGCGATGGGGATCTCCTCCACCCACGCGTCCAGCGCCAGGTCGGGCTTCGCCCCGCGCCACCGGTTCACCGCGCCGGAGCCGGCGTTGTAGCTGCCCACCGCGTAGGGCGTGTGGCCCTTGAACTGCTTGATCAGCCCGCCGAGGTAGTGCGCGCCGAAGCGGATGTTCAGCTCCGGCTGGAGCAGCGACTCCACCTTGAAGTTCTTCACCTTCAGCTCGCGCGCCACGCCCTTCGCCGTCGCGGGCATCAGCTGGGTGAGGCCCAGCGCGCCGGCCCAGGACAGGGCCTTGGGATCCAACGCGCTCTCCTCGCGCATCAGCGCCTGGAGCAGGTCCGGCTCCACGCCCGCGGGCGCGGTGTGCTTCTCGATGAGGTCGCGGAAGGCGTTGGGATAGGCCACCTCCCACACCGGCCGCGTCTGCGCGGTGATGCGCCCGCTCAGGTCCTTGCGCAGCGCGAGCCGCGCGATGGCGTGCGCCGCCCGCGCGTCCCCGGACTGGGACAGCACCATCACCAGCAGGCGCATGGCCTCCGGCGGCTGGTTGGAGCGGTTGACGAGCATCAGCTCCGACGGCACCGAGTCCGGGAAGCCCAGCCGCAAGAGCTCCACGCCCGCGCGGAAGTGCGGATCATCCCCCATGGGCCCGGCGAACATCGGCCAGGGGCTGGCGGCCTCCGGCACGTCGAAGATGGACGCGGACACGCCCTCCAGCCGGGGCTTGTCCAGCTCCCCCAGCTTCGCGCGCGCCATCAGCCCGTAGTACGTGGCCGGGTGCTCGACCGCGAGCTTCTCCATCAGCTCCGCGGCGCCCTGGATGTTGCCGCGCTCCTCCAGCGT harbors:
- a CDS encoding serine/threonine-protein kinase; translated protein: MEATLHQVTPPMSPKGTLIQGAVTPPAPAALGLVPGQLVAERYRVEKWLGVGGTSTVYQALDLKQGQRVALKVLAVPHADEAMVTRFRQEVQHARALEHVNILHVFDVGWDGARHYLTVELLEGRDLRQVLLEGRPTLASALRWLTHATVALEHAHAQGVLHRDVKPGNLFITRTGVLKLMDFGLAKSTHVMGATAQGATLGTPEYMAPEQVMGTAVSPATDLYALGVVAYELFTGQLPFRHAQPVPLMFLHVQEAPVPPRTLRPDLPETFERLVLRLMQKRPEDRFPSATGLRAALATLWPQVLKQTG
- a CDS encoding MAPEG family protein, whose product is MTNPLLGTALLAVPVTALYAALNVILTVGLTVNVIRVRTRLKITRGDGGNADLGSAIRAHGNNVENAPLTLLLLLVAELCGGSSLALHVFGGALLVARLAHAFGLLAASRVQVLGVVLTLVVQLGLAGYTLWLRPWG